Proteins from a genomic interval of Pseudomonas anuradhapurensis:
- a CDS encoding mannuronate-specific alginate lyase, whose protein sequence is MTAFKRIFRPALLALALFGGAAHAALVPPQGYYEGIEKLKTNDGNFRCEAVPKPYTGALQFRSKYEGSDKARATLNVNSEKAFRKSTEDITTLEKGVSKMIGQYMRDGRPAQLECALAWLGSWARADALMSTDYNHTGKSMRKWALGSMSGSWLRLKFSNSQPLAAHQAEAELIEKWFARLAEQTVRDWSDLPLEKINNHSYWAAWAVMATAVATDRRDLFDWAVKEYRIGANQVDAQGFLPNELKRKQRALAYHNYALPPLAMIASFAQVNGVDVRSENDNALQRLAQRVLAGVKDPSVFKARNGEKQDMQDLKIDSKYSWMEPYCSLYACNGDTLQRKRGMQPFNSFRLGGDLTRVYDPSAESKK, encoded by the coding sequence ATGACTGCGTTCAAGCGAATTTTCCGCCCTGCCCTGCTCGCCCTGGCCTTGTTCGGTGGTGCCGCGCATGCCGCGCTGGTACCGCCACAGGGGTACTACGAAGGGATCGAGAAGCTCAAGACCAACGACGGTAACTTCCGCTGCGAAGCCGTGCCCAAGCCGTACACCGGCGCCTTGCAGTTCCGCAGCAAGTACGAAGGTTCGGACAAGGCGCGGGCCACCCTCAACGTCAATTCGGAAAAGGCCTTTCGCAAGTCCACCGAAGACATCACCACCCTTGAAAAAGGCGTGAGCAAGATGATCGGCCAGTACATGCGTGACGGCCGCCCGGCGCAGCTCGAATGCGCCCTGGCCTGGCTGGGCAGCTGGGCACGTGCCGATGCGTTGATGTCCACCGACTACAACCACACCGGCAAGTCGATGCGCAAATGGGCGCTGGGCAGCATGAGCGGTTCGTGGCTGCGCCTGAAGTTCTCCAACTCGCAGCCGCTGGCCGCGCACCAGGCCGAGGCCGAGCTGATCGAGAAATGGTTCGCCCGCCTCGCCGAGCAGACCGTGCGCGACTGGAGCGACCTGCCCCTGGAGAAGATCAACAACCACAGCTACTGGGCAGCCTGGGCGGTGATGGCCACCGCCGTGGCCACCGACCGTCGCGACCTGTTCGACTGGGCCGTGAAGGAATACCGGATCGGTGCCAACCAGGTCGATGCGCAGGGCTTCCTGCCCAACGAGCTGAAGCGCAAGCAACGCGCCCTGGCCTACCACAACTACGCCCTGCCGCCGCTGGCGATGATCGCCAGTTTTGCCCAGGTCAACGGCGTGGATGTGCGCAGCGAGAACGACAACGCCCTGCAGCGCCTGGCGCAGCGGGTGCTGGCCGGCGTGAAGGACCCCAGCGTGTTCAAAGCCCGCAATGGCGAGAAGCAGGACATGCAAGACCTGAAGATCGACAGCAAGTACTCGTGGATGGAGCCCTACTGCAGCCTGTATGCGTGCAACGGCGACACCCTGCAACGCAAGCGCGGCATGCAGCCGTTCAACAGCTTCCGGCTGGGCGGCGACCTGACCCGGGTCTACGACCCGAGCGCGGAATCGAAAAAGTAA
- a CDS encoding MBOAT family O-acyltransferase, which produces MVFSSNVFLFLFLPIFLGLYYLSGQRYRNLLLLVASYIFYAWWRVDFLALFAGVTLWNYWIGLKVGAAGVRTKPAQRWLLLGVGVDLAILGYFKYANFGVDSLNAIITSFGLEPFILTHVLLPIGISFYIFESISYIIDVYRGDTPATRNLIDFAAFVAIFPHLIAGPVLRFKDLVDQFNNRTHTLDKFSEGCTRFMQGFIKKVFIADTLAVVADHCFALQHPTTGDAWLGALAYTAQLYFDFSGYSDMAIGLGLMMGFRFMENFKQPYISQSITEFWRRWHISLSTWLRDYLYITLGGNRKGTFNTYRNLFLTMLLGGLWHGANFTYIIWGAWHGMWLAIERALGIDTNPQRFNPVKWAFTFLLVVVGWVIFRAENLEVAGRMYGAMFSFGDWQLSELNRAQLTGLQVATLVVAYITLAFFGLRDFYRNAKPTPKATPVAVNADGSIGLDWTRVMTRALVLLLFVASILKLSAQSYSPFLYFQF; this is translated from the coding sequence ATGGTCTTCTCGTCCAACGTGTTCCTGTTCCTGTTCTTGCCGATCTTCCTCGGCTTGTACTACTTGAGCGGGCAACGTTATCGCAACCTGTTGCTGCTGGTCGCCAGCTACATCTTCTACGCCTGGTGGCGAGTGGACTTCCTGGCGTTGTTCGCCGGGGTCACCCTGTGGAACTACTGGATCGGCCTGAAAGTCGGCGCCGCCGGGGTCCGCACCAAGCCCGCCCAGCGCTGGCTGCTGCTCGGCGTGGGTGTCGACCTGGCGATCCTCGGCTACTTCAAGTACGCCAATTTCGGCGTCGACAGCCTGAACGCGATCATCACCTCGTTCGGCCTGGAGCCGTTCATCCTCACCCACGTGCTGCTGCCGATCGGTATCTCGTTCTACATCTTCGAGTCGATCAGCTACATCATCGACGTGTATCGCGGCGACACCCCGGCCACCCGCAACCTGATCGACTTTGCCGCGTTCGTGGCGATCTTCCCGCACCTGATCGCCGGCCCTGTGCTGCGCTTCAAGGACCTGGTCGACCAGTTCAACAACCGCACCCACACCCTGGACAAGTTCTCCGAAGGCTGCACCCGCTTCATGCAGGGCTTCATCAAGAAAGTGTTCATCGCCGACACCCTGGCAGTGGTGGCCGACCACTGCTTCGCCCTGCAACACCCGACCACCGGCGATGCCTGGCTCGGTGCCCTGGCCTATACCGCGCAGCTGTACTTCGACTTCAGCGGCTACAGCGACATGGCCATCGGCCTGGGCTTGATGATGGGCTTCCGCTTCATGGAGAACTTCAAGCAGCCGTACATCAGCCAGTCGATCACCGAGTTCTGGCGGCGCTGGCACATCAGCCTGTCGACCTGGCTGCGCGACTACCTGTACATCACCCTGGGCGGTAACCGCAAAGGCACCTTCAACACCTACCGCAACCTGTTCCTGACCATGCTGCTGGGCGGCCTGTGGCACGGCGCCAACTTCACCTACATCATCTGGGGCGCGTGGCATGGCATGTGGCTGGCCATCGAGCGCGCACTGGGCATCGACACCAACCCGCAGCGCTTCAACCCGGTGAAGTGGGCCTTCACCTTCCTGCTGGTGGTGGTCGGCTGGGTGATCTTCCGCGCCGAAAACCTGGAAGTGGCCGGCCGCATGTACGGCGCCATGTTCAGCTTCGGCGACTGGCAGCTGTCGGAACTCAACCGCGCCCAGCTCACCGGCCTGCAGGTCGCCACCCTGGTGGTTGCCTACATCACCCTGGCGTTCTTCGGCCTGCGTGACTTCTATCGCAATGCCAAGCCGACGCCCAAGGCCACCCCGGTGGCGGTCAACGCCGACGGTTCGATCGGCCTGGACTGGACCCGGGTGATGACCCGCGCCCTGGTGCTGCTGCTGTTCGTGGCCTCGATCCTCAAGCTTTCGGCGCAGAGCTACTCGCCGTTCCTCTACTTCCAGTTCTGA
- a CDS encoding alginate O-acetyltransferase translates to MTRTLRITYSLSFLGLLVGMGVWSTGGLQSFQRTEQMTLLNGKLAKAAETHYDEHFPIKRLGTNLWAAMDFKLFNEGRPGVVLGRDQWLFSDEEFKPTAGAEQLMAENLALIRGVRDTLQQHGSQLVLAIVPAKARVYAEYLGKELPTSLHDDLYNQFHAQARQANVFAPDLMAPLEQAKARGQVFLRTDTHWTPMGAEVAAQALAEAVGRQSLLNGEPQAFITEAGSTAPYKGDLTNFLPLDPLFSNLLPAPDNLQKRTTRPVEAEGEGGDALFADKQIPVALVGTSYSANPHWNFLGALQQALRSDVANYAEDGHGPLLPMLKYLQSDAFKNAAPQVVVWEFPERYLPMKNDLSSFDPQWIAQLKNSRKSEENLALSSTRTNH, encoded by the coding sequence ATGACCCGCACCTTACGCATCACCTATTCACTGTCGTTCCTCGGCCTGCTGGTAGGCATGGGCGTGTGGTCGACCGGTGGCCTGCAAAGCTTCCAGCGCACCGAGCAGATGACCCTGCTCAACGGCAAGCTGGCCAAGGCCGCCGAGACCCACTACGACGAGCACTTCCCGATCAAGCGGTTGGGCACCAACCTGTGGGCGGCGATGGATTTCAAGCTGTTCAATGAAGGCCGCCCCGGCGTGGTACTGGGCCGCGACCAGTGGCTGTTCAGCGACGAAGAATTCAAGCCAACCGCCGGGGCTGAGCAACTGATGGCGGAGAACCTGGCGCTGATCCGTGGTGTACGCGACACCCTGCAGCAGCACGGCAGCCAGCTGGTGCTGGCGATCGTGCCGGCCAAGGCGCGGGTGTACGCCGAATACCTGGGCAAGGAACTGCCGACCAGCCTGCATGACGACCTGTACAACCAGTTCCATGCCCAGGCACGCCAGGCCAACGTGTTCGCCCCGGACCTGATGGCACCGCTGGAGCAGGCCAAGGCCCGCGGCCAGGTGTTCCTGCGCACCGATACCCACTGGACACCGATGGGCGCCGAGGTGGCGGCCCAGGCACTGGCCGAAGCCGTCGGCCGGCAAAGCCTGCTCAACGGTGAGCCACAAGCGTTCATCACCGAAGCCGGCAGCACCGCACCGTACAAGGGCGACCTGACCAATTTCCTGCCACTGGACCCGCTGTTCAGCAACCTGCTGCCAGCCCCGGACAACCTGCAGAAACGCACCACCCGCCCGGTCGAGGCCGAGGGTGAAGGCGGTGATGCACTGTTCGCCGACAAGCAGATCCCGGTAGCCCTGGTAGGCACCAGCTACAGCGCCAACCCGCACTGGAACTTCCTCGGTGCGCTGCAGCAGGCGCTGCGCAGCGACGTGGCCAACTACGCCGAAGACGGCCACGGCCCGCTGCTGCCAATGCTCAAGTACCTGCAAAGCGATGCCTTCAAGAACGCCGCACCGCAAGTGGTGGTGTGGGAATTCCCCGAACGTTATCTGCCAATGAAGAACGACCTCAGCAGCTTCGACCCACAGTGGATCGCGCAGCTGAAGAACTCCCGTAAATCCGAAGAAAACCTGGCCTTGTCGTCCACCCGGACGAACCACTGA
- a CDS encoding alginate O-acetyltransferase AlgF — MTTKTSIAKALTLAAGLSLASMQAFAGADAALYGPTAPKGSTFVRLYNASSTPTAASVGNTQIKQVGAQASSDFSFLPGGDYTAQVGGKSVPVKLASDKYYTLVNSANGSPKLIEEPPFKNKQKALVRVQNLSDQQLTLKTADGKTEVVKPVAANGRGEREINPVKVNLALYQGDKKVGDVKPVALERGEAAVLYVTGSGNALSPVWVTRPVANN, encoded by the coding sequence ATGACTACCAAGACTTCCATTGCCAAAGCCCTCACCCTCGCGGCCGGCCTGTCCCTGGCCTCGATGCAGGCATTCGCCGGTGCCGACGCCGCGCTGTACGGCCCGACTGCACCAAAAGGTTCGACCTTCGTGCGCCTGTACAACGCTTCCAGCACCCCGACCGCTGCCTCGGTCGGCAATACCCAGATCAAGCAGGTTGGCGCCCAGGCCAGCAGCGACTTCAGCTTCCTGCCAGGCGGTGACTACACCGCCCAGGTCGGCGGCAAGAGCGTGCCGGTCAAGCTGGCCTCGGACAAGTACTACACCCTGGTCAACAGCGCCAACGGCAGCCCGAAGCTGATCGAAGAGCCGCCGTTCAAGAACAAGCAGAAAGCCCTGGTTCGCGTGCAGAACCTGAGCGACCAGCAACTGACCCTGAAGACTGCCGACGGCAAGACCGAAGTGGTCAAGCCAGTGGCCGCCAACGGCCGCGGCGAGCGTGAGATCAACCCGGTCAAGGTCAACCTGGCGCTGTACCAAGGAGACAAGAAAGTGGGTGACGTCAAACCCGTCGCCCTGGAGCGCGGCGAAGCCGCAGTGCTGTATGTAACGGGTTCCGGCAACGCCTTGTCGCCGGTGTGGGTAACTCGCCCCGTGGCTAACAACTGA
- a CDS encoding mannose-1-phosphate guanylyltransferase/mannose-6-phosphate isomerase: protein MIPVILSGGSGSRLWPLSRKQFPKQFLALTGEHTLFQQTLERLVFEGMDTPIVVCNKDHKFIVQEQLAALKLETQGILMEPFGRNTAPAVAMAAMKLVNEGRDELMLVLPADHVIDDQKALQRALALATVAAERGEMVLFGVPATKPETGYGYIRSSQDALLPEGVARVAQFVEKPDEKRAAEFVQAGGYFWNSGMFLFRASRFLEELKKHDGDIYDTCVLALERSREDGDVLTIDEATFACCPDNSIDYAVMEKTQRACVVPMSAGWSDVGCWSSLWEVHEKDDNGNVTKGDVVVQDSHNCMIHGNGKLVSVIGLENIVVVETKDAMMIAHKDKVQGVKQMVKTLDEQGRSETQNHLEVYRPWGSYDSVDMGGRFQVKHITVKPGASLSLQMHHHRAEHWIVVSGTAEVTCDENVFLLTENQSTYIPIASVHRLRNPGKIPLEIIEVQSGSYLGEDDIERFEDVYGRTSTPIERGVSVKTIAQ, encoded by the coding sequence ATGATCCCGGTAATTCTTTCTGGTGGTAGCGGTTCCCGTCTGTGGCCTCTGTCGCGCAAGCAGTTCCCCAAGCAGTTCCTGGCCCTGACCGGTGAGCACACCCTGTTCCAGCAAACCCTGGAACGCCTGGTGTTCGAAGGCATGGATACCCCGATCGTGGTCTGCAACAAGGACCACAAGTTCATCGTCCAGGAGCAACTGGCCGCGTTGAAGCTGGAGACCCAAGGCATCCTGATGGAGCCGTTCGGCCGCAACACTGCCCCGGCGGTGGCCATGGCGGCGATGAAACTGGTCAACGAAGGCCGCGATGAGCTGATGCTGGTGCTGCCCGCCGACCATGTGATCGATGACCAGAAGGCCCTGCAACGTGCCCTGGCCCTGGCCACCGTGGCCGCCGAGCGTGGCGAGATGGTGCTGTTCGGCGTACCGGCGACCAAGCCGGAAACCGGCTATGGCTACATCCGCTCCAGCCAGGATGCCCTGCTGCCCGAAGGCGTGGCCCGCGTTGCCCAGTTCGTCGAGAAGCCCGACGAGAAACGCGCTGCCGAATTCGTCCAGGCCGGTGGCTACTTCTGGAACAGCGGCATGTTCCTGTTCCGTGCCAGCCGCTTCCTCGAAGAGCTGAAGAAGCACGACGGCGACATCTACGACACCTGCGTGCTGGCCCTGGAACGCAGCCGTGAAGACGGCGATGTGCTGACCATCGACGAAGCCACCTTCGCCTGCTGCCCGGACAACTCCATCGACTACGCGGTGATGGAAAAGACCCAGCGCGCCTGCGTGGTGCCGATGTCGGCCGGCTGGAGCGACGTGGGCTGCTGGTCGTCGCTGTGGGAAGTACACGAGAAGGACGACAACGGCAACGTCACCAAGGGCGACGTGGTGGTACAGGACAGCCACAACTGCATGATCCACGGCAACGGCAAGCTGGTATCGGTGATCGGCCTGGAAAACATCGTGGTGGTAGAGACCAAGGACGCCATGATGATTGCCCACAAGGACAAGGTCCAGGGCGTCAAGCAGATGGTCAAGACCCTCGACGAGCAGGGCCGCAGCGAAACCCAGAACCACCTGGAAGTGTACCGCCCGTGGGGCTCGTACGACTCGGTGGACATGGGCGGCCGCTTCCAGGTCAAGCACATTACCGTCAAGCCGGGCGCCAGCCTGTCGCTGCAGATGCACCACCACCGCGCCGAGCACTGGATCGTGGTGTCCGGCACTGCCGAGGTAACCTGTGACGAGAACGTGTTCCTGCTGACCGAGAACCAGTCGACCTACATCCCGATCGCCTCGGTGCACCGCCTGCGCAACCCGGGCAAGATCCCGCTGGAGATCATCGAGGTACAATCCGGCAGCTACCTGGGCGAGGACGACATCGAGCGCTTCGAAGACGTGTATGGGCGCACTTCCACGCCGATCGAGCGTGGCGTTTCGGTGAAGACCATCGCGCAGTAA
- a CDS encoding multidrug transporter: protein MIIGAFLILTWLVLLLRYPAKALPISLAAVCGLGLVALFVVWQDARETSRLARLDLRLTYAPEHCPADRALQVHMKNGNDVPLTELRWRVAAYAPGDTVNLAENTYNAPRYRGPGELQPGAEWKDCLPLPPLRSGYRPQTLEFRAEHLQGTFAN, encoded by the coding sequence ATGATCATCGGTGCCTTCCTCATTCTTACCTGGCTGGTGCTGCTGTTGCGCTATCCGGCCAAGGCCCTGCCGATCTCGCTGGCGGCCGTGTGCGGCCTGGGCCTGGTTGCCCTGTTCGTCGTCTGGCAGGATGCCCGCGAAACCTCGCGGTTGGCCCGCCTGGACCTGCGCCTGACCTACGCCCCCGAACACTGCCCCGCCGACCGTGCCCTGCAGGTACACATGAAGAATGGCAACGACGTCCCGTTGACCGAACTGCGCTGGCGGGTGGCGGCCTATGCGCCGGGCGATACCGTGAACCTGGCCGAGAACACCTACAACGCCCCGCGCTACCGTGGGCCGGGCGAGCTGCAACCGGGGGCAGAATGGAAAGACTGCCTGCCGCTGCCACCCCTGCGTTCCGGGTACCGGCCGCAGACTCTGGAGTTCCGGGCAGAGCACCTGCAAGGTACGTTTGCCAACTAA
- a CDS encoding SDR family oxidoreductase, with protein MPTVLITGCSSGIGRALADAFRDAGHQVWATARKPEDVAQLSAAGYTARQLDVNDSEALARLAEELENLDILINNAGYGAMGPLLDGGVDALRQQFETNVFAVVGVTRALFPQLRRSRGLVVNIGSVSGVLVTPFAGAYCASKAAVHALSDALRLELAPFGVQVMEVQPGAIASQFASNAQRQAEQVLAADSAWWPLREQVQARAGASQDKPTSAAVFAQGVLAAVGKSPVPALVRLGNGSTALPLMARLLPRRLLDWALRKRFGLLRPL; from the coding sequence ATGCCCACCGTCCTGATCACCGGTTGTTCCAGCGGCATCGGCCGCGCCCTGGCCGACGCCTTCCGCGACGCCGGCCACCAAGTCTGGGCCACCGCCCGCAAACCAGAGGATGTCGCACAGCTGAGTGCCGCTGGTTACACCGCCCGGCAACTTGATGTAAACGACAGCGAGGCGCTGGCCCGCCTGGCCGAGGAACTGGAAAACCTCGATATCCTGATCAACAACGCCGGCTACGGCGCCATGGGCCCGCTGCTCGATGGCGGTGTGGATGCCCTGCGCCAGCAGTTCGAAACAAACGTCTTCGCCGTGGTTGGCGTTACCCGCGCATTGTTCCCACAGCTACGCCGCTCACGGGGCCTGGTGGTGAACATCGGCAGCGTATCAGGCGTGCTGGTCACCCCGTTCGCCGGCGCCTACTGCGCCTCGAAAGCAGCCGTGCACGCCCTGAGCGATGCCTTGCGCCTGGAACTGGCGCCGTTTGGTGTGCAGGTCATGGAAGTGCAGCCAGGAGCGATTGCCTCGCAGTTCGCCAGCAATGCCCAGCGCCAGGCCGAACAGGTGCTGGCGGCGGATTCGGCGTGGTGGCCGTTGCGCGAGCAGGTGCAGGCTCGGGCGGGGGCTTCGCAGGACAAACCTACTTCAGCGGCGGTGTTTGCCCAGGGCGTGCTGGCGGCGGTCGGGAAGTCGCCGGTGCCGGCGCTGGTGCGGTTGGGCAATGGCAGCACAGCGTTGCCACTGATGGCCCGGCTGCTGCCGCGGCGGTTGCTGGATTGGGCGCTGCGCAAGCGCTTTGGCTTACTGCGCCCGCTCTGA
- a CDS encoding SDR family NAD(P)-dependent oxidoreductase, which yields MHITLNGKRAIVSGSTAGIGLAIAIGLAEAGAEVVLNGRTQARVDEALRGVRERLPQARIIGIAADLGTQAGAQTLFDQVPHTDILVNNLGIFEPKPFFEIDDADWQRFFDVNVLSAVRLSRHYAQGMAERKWGRVIFLSSESALQIPTEMIHYGMTKTALLAVSRGLAETLAGTGVTVNSVLPGPTRSEGVGDFFAKLAAEQGVSTETLEANFLAEHRPTSLIKRLATVEEVANMVVYLASMQASATNGAALRVDGGVLRSIA from the coding sequence ATGCACATTACCCTGAACGGCAAGCGCGCCATCGTCAGCGGCTCCACCGCCGGCATTGGCCTGGCCATCGCCATCGGCCTGGCCGAGGCGGGCGCCGAAGTGGTCCTCAACGGTCGCACCCAGGCCCGGGTCGACGAAGCCCTGAGAGGCGTGCGCGAGCGCCTGCCACAAGCCCGCATCATCGGCATCGCCGCCGACCTCGGCACCCAGGCCGGTGCGCAGACATTGTTCGACCAGGTGCCGCACACCGATATCCTGGTCAACAATCTCGGCATCTTCGAGCCCAAGCCGTTCTTCGAGATTGACGATGCCGACTGGCAGCGCTTCTTCGACGTCAACGTGCTCAGCGCCGTGCGCCTGTCGCGCCATTACGCCCAGGGCATGGCGGAGCGCAAGTGGGGGCGGGTGATCTTCCTGTCCAGTGAATCGGCACTGCAGATCCCGACCGAGATGATCCACTACGGTATGACCAAGACCGCGTTGCTGGCGGTGTCGCGTGGGTTGGCCGAGACCCTGGCCGGGACTGGCGTGACGGTGAATTCGGTGTTGCCAGGGCCCACGCGTTCGGAGGGAGTGGGGGACTTCTTCGCCAAGCTGGCCGCGGAGCAAGGGGTGTCGACTGAAACGCTGGAGGCGAACTTCCTCGCCGAACACCGACCGACCTCGCTGATCAAGCGGCTGGCGACGGTGGAGGAGGTGGCGAACATGGTGGTGTACCTGGCATCGATGCAGGCCAGTGCTACTAACGGGGCTGCCTTGCGGGTGGATGGCGGGGTGCTGCGTTCCATTGCCTGA